The following DNA comes from Brassica oleracea var. oleracea cultivar TO1000 chromosome C5, BOL, whole genome shotgun sequence.
CCACTGAGAGCTCACCAGATGCAGCAAGTTGCGAGGCTGAAATAGCGGAGAAGTTGAAAGAATCGAGTTGTGATGCATCAAAACAAGCAGTTGAATCGCATGAGAAGAATGCTGAAAGCTCTGAACCTGCATTCCCGCAGGAGACAGAGAAGAGCGAGGAAGCAGAAGTAGATGATGCCAAAGAAAGTAAAGAAGCTGTAAAGGAACCAGAGAAGGTAGTGTGATCCTTTATTTCACACCTGGGGGGTCACTTTTTAACTAAGTAAATCAAATACCTGCTGATTCTTTTTGGTTTTATATAGTTTGGTTAAAGGGAATTTATCTGTTACGAATACTAGTTATTACTATTCTTGTTATTTCCTTTGTTCACATTTTCATTATATCATCTCCAAATCTAGTCCCAACATTATTGTCGACCAAAAGTTCCCGTTAGCTTTATCATTTTCTTTCTAATTGAAGTTTTCTTTTACCTCATCAACATTCATCAATTAGTATGTTTTAAAAAGTTGTTGCTCATGAGTCACAAATAGGACTCATGTCAGTCTCATGCCTCATATTATCTCTTGTTCATGAAAACAGTATATTCGAAAAGGAACTTTGTGTTATAAGTAGAGATGAGAGAGAGAGGAATTGGTGTCTTATTCCATGAGTAAAATGAGTCTTTTATATAAGATTACAATAGCTCGTGACAAAGTATAACTTGGATTGACAATCAAGTAAATCTAAGATTTTCTATAATGGACATCACCACAATATTCATAACATTTCTTTTTGATGTCCATTATACAACTGCTTTCAAAACGCAGTAGATGATGGATGCCTCATTAAAAACTTTACCATGAAAATCTAATAGGAAAAAAAGTGCAACGCGTAATGATTTCCCCCATGTGTACATACCTCGAGATCTTTGAGATAACGTAATCTGATAAGATGAACTAGCTTCTTGAAAATAGTATTGCGTAGCGCCTTGGTGAATAAATCAACCAAATTTTCACTTGAACAAACATGTAGGTCACGAACTCCGCCATTCTTCTATAGTACATGAATCCTCCTATTACTTGATCATTTTCTTATGTTCTCTTGATTTCAAAGACTTTAAATCGGTGATAGACATGCAACTTTGATATCATAATACTCTCTTTGTGTGTTCATAATTTGCGTGTTTTTTTTTGCCTTGTTAAAACTTTGTCATGGAAAAATACAGTGGGACAAAAACCATGATAAAAAAAATAGTACAACCACACATAGTATCATATTTATTCCCCTATAAGAAACATCTTCAGGATATGCATTCCGATCAAATAAATCTCTTTTAGATTGAGTATATCTGAATAAACTCTTTTGATTTCTATTATAATATCTAGAATCTTAAGACTTTTGGTCCTTGATTCTCTTTTGACATAGACAATAATTTTGTTGTCTGATTGGACTTCAAGCCAAATATCTTAGCATACAATCGTCTAACCAATTGTTTTATACATATGAGTTGTTCATGCTCGTACTATAAAAGTTCTGTTGTGACTTTCTTTCTTCTCGTGCGAAATCATATGTTTCAATCATGAAAATGATCAGTAACTTACTCAAATAACACTTTAAGAATGATACTTCAGGATCAATCATATATATGATCATTTTAAAGTCTTTACTGATCTTCTAAGATAACATCTCTTATTCTAGATGTCGAGTTTGGAATACATAACAATGTAGTCTTTTCAAGATCTTTCTTCTAAACAAACAATTTGTTATAACTCTTCAAGAGTTTGGATTATATTCAAATCAATGATTTTATTTATTCATAATCTCTTGAAAAATACAAATGGATACATTAATTAACCTTATAATATTTCATATCCCATAAAATATTTTGTTCCAGTTCGATCGAATAGCTACAGTTCCTATGAACATGATTTTGATATTATCAATCCTTCATGGATTTTATCTTTCAAAGATTAGCATTTTCCAGTAGGTCGTATAATTCAAGTTTTATTGTCAGATTGATAAGGAACTTGAAAGTAGTTGCATCTACCACATGAGACTATATCTCTTCACAACCAATTCCATATTGGTCTTTTGTTAGTGCAACAACTCATTTCTATCCCACTTGTATACGCATTTTGGTGTATGGACTACTGGTCCAAATATTTCTCTCTTTTATGAGAGTTTATATTTTTATCTATTATATCTTTCTAATTTATTTGTGTAGACTTTTCAATAGACTTTATTTCATGATCATATTTCTCTTTTATCATATCAACTACTACTTTGCGTGCATAAATATCTTCGACATCGAATTGCTATTGGTTCCATTTTATTTCGTACATGACATAACTTATTGAGATCTCTTCATTGTCTCAAGTACCTGAATTTTTTTCAGTCATGTTTAATGTCTCTTCTGGAGATCATTCAAAACTATATTTCCTCTTGACCATTATTAATTTATGCTCCTTTTGATTTACGAAGATTCTTAACTTTGGAACCAACACGTCAACCATGTTGCAGGCGTGACTAGCAGTTTGATATTGTTCGTATAGAAAATCAATTCTTATTGGAGCATTTACATCTGGTATATGTGGCTTGATCACAATTTATATGGGTCAGTAAATGTGTCTGACAACTGCTTTACTAAGCTTGTGATTGAATTATCTTTTGGACTTCTATTTCACATTCTATTTAGTCAGAGGATCAATGATAATTCATTTCAACTTATTATATTTTCCAGCTGTTTATTTACTCCCCTTTATGTTGGAAATACTAATTCAATTTTAGCATTAGTATCGAGCCTTACTTATATCCTTCGGGGAAGACTCTAGATAATTAAGAATCAATGGAGATTCATATCCAACATATATTCCCAACCTCATTTGAAACACGGTGTGGAGCAACTATAATGTATATTGCACATCCAAAACTCTTAGACGAAAAATGGTTGGTTTCTAACCCAATACCAATGATCAATGGCGGACCCAGGATCTAATTTTACCTGGGTCAAACTTGTTATTCAAAAGGAAAAAATGAATAAAAGGTGTCATAGGTAGGATTTGAACTGCGGGTTAGGGGTGTCAGAACGAAGACTTTACCGCTAGAACTACTGATTCTTCATTGTTTTATGGAACAAATTAAACTTTATTGAGATTTAAGGGGTGTCAGGTGCAACCCCATCTTCCTCTGTAGGTCCGCCACTGCCAATGACGGGAAGAACTAGTGATTACTTGTTGGCTTGATATGAATTATGTTGATCAAAATGTTCAATACTTATTCCAATGAACATGTAATAATTATCAAATAGTTAAGACGTGAATTCACCAAGATTATAAAGATGCATAGTGGGTGATCAGTCCACCAACATCTCATTTATTCATGCCAATACTTCATTTGGCTTACTTCATTTGGCTGGTGAAAATTGTATTACCATTTTATCTTATAAGCAAGCAACATATGTGAAATCATTCGCAAGAATATTCAGGTTCTTCAATGAATATTCACATAAATCTTTATGTATCTTTTCGCAGCATTATTGAACCAAAATGGTCTAACTAGTTTGTACCAAATATTTTATAAACTTCTGGTTTACTATATATTTATCTCTATTACACTAATATGTGTGTAGTACAATCTATAAGAGAATGTAGGTACTTTCTCTAAAATACTTTTATTGCCTTGAGAAATACTTTTGATTTGCAATTAATTTAACATTTCTTTCGTTTAGTATCTCAACATAACTTTTCTCAAAATTCCATAGATCTACTTTAAGAAGGATTTGTCAACCAATTTTAGTGTAAACATAATCTTTTGGATGTTTCACTTATTATAAAATGTGAGATTTTTAACTCTTCTCCTCAAGATGATAATACCTCAAGGTTATCAGTCTCGAATGAATCTTATTTTTGAATCAACAACATGGTCATGTATTCTTTTTCAGATCTTTCTAACTTTTGAGACTTATAAGAATATGACGCAGTAAGGATTCTAAATTGCATTCTTATGTGCAGTAATATTATGTACTCTTCAGAAGCATTCATATATATCTTCTTCTTAAACATTCTATAAGCTTTATGTTATCTTGTATTGTACTCACAATAATTATATTTCATCTTCAAATGATTGAATCATATCTCTTCTTTATTACCATCTTTATTTTCTCAACTTCAAGTGAGAATATGAATTCTATAAAGAAAATCTACGGCTTTTGACCTTATTTATATTTATATTTACTTATACACCCATTTTTATGTTCACTTTCTTGACCAATACTATTTGTGTGGATTTTTTTCTCAATATAAAATGTCATATTCTCTTCAAGAGAATGGATCATAATCAAGTAGACGAGATTTATCATCTTATATCAATAGCTCATTATTTTTATGAGTCTTAAGGACACAACATATACTTATAAACTTCTTTAATATCTTTTATCGTGTATGTTGGACAACTTTACTTATGTGAAAATGTATTTTTCAATATATATGCATCATCAAAAATTTCTTCGAGAAAATTTAGTTTTAAATTTACATCCAACATAGTTAGCTTTATTTACAAGCTTTATGTCTTGTAATCTTTAGATGCAAAATACATAATGAGCTTTAAATAATCACATTCAGGTGATCATACTTTTCTTTAGATTATTCTCTAAAATTTATAGATTTTTTATGTTCAAGCCTTAAACTTAAAACCCAAAAGATGATGGTAATATAATAATAATTAATTTCAAATTATATAGAAATATGTATTATTATAAGTGTCTAATTGCAAAGTATATGTATAATACTCCTATATTACTTATGTCATTCACTCTTACTATAAATTCATTAACCATCACTATATTAATGTCGTACAGAGAGTGTGACAAATAAAAACACTTATCTTAATAAAAAGTGTATGGGTGATGAGAGTTCCAGCTATTCATGTTTTTAATTGGTTGTGATCTCACACTATATCTTCTCTTTCGGAGAGAATACACAATCCTGAAATACTTAGTATGGGTTATTGGTTGTTGTATTTTAATGGATTTGAAAATCCGAACTAAATCTAGTGTTATTGGTTATATGATTTTCAAATCTATATTAAAATCATGTGTTATTGGTTTAATGATTCATAAATTATATATCAAATCAAGTGGTATTCAATCGTAGGGATTTACTAATATATTTGATTTAATAATGGATTTGAATGGATTTGTTTGGATTTTTTAGTTAAAAATACAAAGACTCAAATCCGAGGGAAATCCTCCAAATTTGCATATTTTACTTGGATTTATAAATACTATATGGATTTTTAAATCAATCAAAATATATAAATCAATAACACCTCCCTGAACTTTCTCATATAAATATGGACATTACATTAGTAAATATCAACATATAATCGAAAGTTGTTTATGATATTAGACCAAAGAGTAACCGATTACAAATAACAATTTCCCTTCTTTTTTTTGTTAGCAACTTAACCGACTCTATGATTACAAATAATTTCTATTAAATGTCCCAAGAAAGAATGAAAGTAATTCGTGATTCAAAAAATATATTTCGGAAATAATTTAGTGTGATACTTTCGAATCATAAAACATGATAAACCACAAATCACATAGACCAAATTAATTATCAAGCAAACGTCATTTTGCTATAAACCAAAACATGAATCAATAAAGTAGATAATTCATCTAGCCCATGTACTAAACCAATTCAAACCAGTAATTATCTAAACCAACTTAAACCAAAATAATATCAAATCAGATTAAAGAGAGCTGAGAGCATGTGACGTTCCAAGTAATATAGAAATTACTGCATAAACCATATAAGGAATAAATATATATCAAACAATAAATGAATGATAAAAACATATATTCTATTCACAAGATGCTTTCTTCAGTAAATATTCATGACAGCGCTTGAAAAGTAAATATTCTAGTTGCTTGCTATTCAGTGTTCACAATGTCCTTTTATAAACACAAGTTTTGTAATAACTAGTAAATATTGACCCAAGTAAATTAACATACGTCAAAACAATTTCCTTATCAATCTAGTAACTGATTCTCAATCTATGAATTCAATATACATATTAGAATTACCGCATAAAATATCAAGTATATAGAATTGGAGAATGATAATATACGATAAATATGTCATGAGCAATAATATTTGATCAATGAATAAAATTCAAGTGACACATATTTTCAAGCGAGTAATGAGAGAGCAATATGCATCGTGGGGTAAATAATAGCACATGTTAAGCAATGAAATGTAATAACTAACGGGTTAATGGAATCAAACTCGCACAAAGCTTATTAAATCTAGTTACTATAGGTTATAATTTATAAACAGTACAAGGAAATGTGCTCAGCAATAAAATAAGATACCTATTATGCGGCATTGATCAAACAACTATGCTAATTAATTATGGAAAATCTCTCGTATAATATAAGTTTTAGGGTTTTCTTCTCCTTCTTCTTTTCACCAAGCTGCCCTTCAATGGCCAACACAAACCAACCCGTCCGGGTACACACTTCTTCTCGTCTCTCAATCTCTCTGTGCCATTTTTTTTCTGTTGCTTATGGTTCTTTGTGTAACTTTTTTTTTTGCAGGCTTGCGTAATAAAAGTCGATTTAAAGTGTTGTTCAGGTTGCCTAAACAGAGCAAAAACAAAGCTACAGAGTCTCCCCGGTAATAAAAGAAAATCGATATAACATTTCCAACATAAGATGTTCTATTTCTAAAACACCTTTTGTTTCCTACTGGATGGATATATACAGGCGTGACCGCAGCGGAGTATAACGTAAAAAAAGGGCTCATGACAGTCACAGGCGACGTCGACCCTATGACTCTCGTTCATAAACTTACAAAACCGAAAAGAAAAACAGAGCTTGTGTCTGTAAATTACATGCCTGATGAAGATCTCACCAGTGATGGAGATGAAGATGAAGACGACACTTCTTCTTCTGATGACACTAGTTCAAATCCTGATCCTAGACCCATGGAACGTGCACCCCAAGTAAATACGAGGCCCACTATAAAGAAGAAGGAAAGGATGGTAAGAAAGTATCTTCTGTTAGGGTGTTTACGCAGCAAACCAAAGGTTGTTCAGCCTTTCCCATTGGCAAAGCGAATGTTCGGCTCAACAAGGTTTGGGAATGGTGGTTCTGATCATGGCGGCTATGGCAATGGTTTAGCCAATGCTAGGCGACCTCCACCTCCGTTTCATGGACCAATGAATCTACAACAACAATATCATATGATGATGCAACCACGACTACCTCCACCACAATTTCAAATGAATGGAGCACCGCCAATGCATATGATCCAGCAGCAGTCAGGTCCACCACAAAATATACCATATCATTGGCAAATAGATCCACAATACAAAGCTATGTTCCCACAGCCACAGCCACTGAAACCTGATCCGAAAATGTTGGTCAACAATGGTATACATTACTCCAACAAGTGATTCCAACCGCTTTGAGTTATATATAGCCCACCTAAGGCTGCTACTACTTGTTCTGTTGATTGTGTACTTAGACGTTATTATTATACTAAGCAAACGAATGTTATTTTAGTGGTTTTTTTTTTTTTTTTTGCCGATTGCAGGCACGGAACATTGTTCAAAGTCTTAGGCCAAACCTTCTAGCAAAAAGAATTTTTAATATAACAAGAATCTGTCTGATTCATAACCATGCGGTTGAAACATAAAATTATCATTATGTATGTGACTTATTGCTAGCCAGTAGACTCTATATCTCTAGTTTAGTTTCTCTCGGAGAATACTTTGTCTTGAGATTTGTTTGTAGTGCATAATTTTATTCCCCCTCCTCCCCTTTGGTGGCAAATGGAAGAATCTGCCTGAGAAGCTCTCTCCACACCCATCATCCCGAGGTGGGAACCCGCTTACACAGTCATCAAGCTGTGGGGATTTCTCCTTTGTTGATGTTCAAGCAAAAGGATTTATTACAGAGTTTAGTTCTTAAAGCTACAAACTAGAATAGAAACGCCGGTAGGAACAGTGGGTTTCTGTTGAAATGTCACAGGGTTTCCAAGCATATTCCTGTAATTATATTAACTAAAATGCAAACAATAAGTGTTGTTGAAATGTAAAAGATGAATCCAAAAGTAGAAGTAGTAGATAACACCATAAGGGATTAACCGGAAAAATAAGGAGGGAATAGGTACACCAATGGCTGTGCACGAAGAAAAGTAAAAACCTTTTAGAAGAGAGAGGTGCGTAGATCAAGAAAAGCAAAGCTTGTGTTCCTTGTGAGATAAGGAAGGTTACGACCTTAGGGAAAATAGGTCACATGTGATTATGTTGTCGAGCGAAGCAGAAGAGTTTCCAGCACCAAGGACCGGAACCAGATTGAATATAGGTTTTTTTTTTTAATATAACTCCGAGACTCATCTCGTTAAGCCCTTCTTTGAATGCAGTTTCAAAAATGTCGGATAACCTCTCTACGGACACACCAAGACTTGCCAAGAGAATGAATTTTCAGACAAGGTTTTGTCGAGAAGATATACATAGATTCTCGACACTCTCTCCAGTTGTTGTTGTTCATCTCCGGAAGGGTTCATGAAGCTTCCTCATCAACAACACGTGTCTGCACACAATCATGGTGTCATTTCTCTGGCTTATATCCCCAACAACAGAAGTCTTTTGGGGAGATCAGGGACAAGTGTATGCAAAGGAAAATAGGATCGATAAGACTTTGCCAAATCCAAGAAGGAAACAAACTTTTCATGAAGTTGGTTCCTCTCTGATTGCTTTGTGCGTGCTGAACAGAACACCACAATTGAGAATAGGTGATGAAGAGACTGAGCATCTGCTATTGCCTCACTGTTGGTCAATGCCTTGATTCAGCTCAGCTACTGCGCCTTCCTTTCGAAGATTCATCGTGGGAGGGTCAAGCCCTGAAGAACACCCTTGTGCAAAGTGGTCCAATGGTGCCCAGGAAGAGATGCTCTGCTGTGGCCATTTGCTACTAAAACCTCAACGTAAGCTTTACCAGTTCTATTGTACTACGTGAAGGAACACGAAAAGGGCACTTCTCTTGTGTGATAAACTTCACATATGTCTCATTCGCCACAGAAAATTAGCTCATATCAGAAATGTACAGATGAATGTACAAAACGTTCTTGCCAGTTAAATCCATGTTTCAAAAGCTGTGATTCACTAGCTAGAATCTTCCAGCCAGCAGCAAAAGGAGAATGTGTTTTCTTTCCCGGTCTTTGATAAGTTAACTCTGGTTCTTGTATGCTCAACCACATCAACGGTTCCATTATCTAGTTGGCGAGTAGATTCTGGTGGGTTAGGGGTTAGGACCATCACCTTGTACCTCAAACACTAATTACCTTGCTCCTCCTCAAGGGAATTGAGTCTGGATTTCCCTTCTTTTGGATGAAGAACTCCAACAGGTGCAACAGAATCTGGAGAGTGTAGCACCACTTAAAATTCATCAAGCATTAGTGGGCAATCGAGAGTCAAAGTCTCATATTTCTCCTCCTTCACCGCAAACATTACTTCCAATATCAGCTCTTTCAACTTCAAAAGATGTGGTTCCATGAAGGCTAAGTCTTTCCCTAAATGAAAAAGACTTTGAAGCAAAGTCTGGTCCTGTTTCCTTGCACAAAAGAAACAACAAGACCTAACCTTGAACAAATATACTCTTTCCACCCGCAGGCGTTGTTGGTAGTCTGATGCAATGGCGCCAGAAGATACTGCAGTGATGGAAAGAAAGGAATCTGACTCTTAACAACACAAAATATATATCTTCCATGTCATCATCTGGAGTCATTTGGTAGCTAAGTTTCTGATGCCTGGAAGAACCTCGGATTCTCCTTCTGAACAATGGCACAATTCATGCATTCTGGTGGCCTACGTACAGATCATCAACCGGTAACAAGTTCGCCAATGCAACGATCTCGTGACCGTACTGGATACACTTCATCATAACATAGCCAGCTATCTTTGAATAAAATGACTTTTTTTTTTTTTTTTTTAACTTTGTTGGTTTATTTATTTACTAGTATTTTGGCCGGCATTGCCATTACCATAAAAAATATTCCACATATAATTAGTAAATGATTTTTAATATTATACAAAATTAATTATATAAATTAAAATTTTGAAATTTAAAACTGCATAGTAAAACTAAATTTGTATATGAATATGATTTAGTATATAAACTGGTCAAACAGAACAAACCGATTAATTTAAATATAGTAGTATAATTATATGTAAATTATATAATATAAATAAAAAGATATAAATAATTTATTTTATTGATATGATCTCCATACTTAAAATGCTGATTTTAGTTATTCAATTTTTTTGTTTTAAGTTAAAGGTTTTTTTCTTTTTTTTATCAAGTTAAATAAAATTTAATTTTTTCGTTAACAAATATGTGTGCTACCATTTACTTATTTAATAATATAATGAATTACTATTTTTTATTTTTATTCTATTAAAATATTATTATTAACTAAAACTTATATTATTATTTTCTTAGCTTTCAACAACAATTCAGCTATCTCGCTATTTGTGGTAAATGAGCAAGTCGAACTTTCGTTCAGCTGTAATGGGATTGAAAACCGAGAATGAGCTGTGCGTCCTCCATCTAGTAACAGTGCTGCCATTCCACTTGAAGTTACATTCAAGACGATATCTCCAACTGAACGAATGTATGTTGATAGAGTTTTCCAAAGGAATGTCTTCCCTGTCCCACCAAATCCATTGACAAAGAACACACCACCAGAATTTGTTGTGACAGCTTTCATGATAGTATTATAAATATCCCTTTGTTCAGACGTCAATCTAGACTGTAATCTTTGATGTTCCTGAGCACATGCGTCTCTGTCGTAACACAGCTCATCAGTTATCAATCTATTGACCATAGAAGGAATATTGCTGTTTGTGGGAAATGGCATTGAAGAGAAGTTTTCGAGAGTATTTCCACTGGAGCGTAACTGCTTTTCGATCTCCAACAAAGTTTGATTCTTTAGCTGATCATTTGACATTTCTAGTCCTGAAAAATTAAGGAATTAGAAAAATCAATAATACGTGTAGCAAATTATTTATAACAACTGTGAAACTTTTAGAATTTGGAAAATATTATGTCTTACAAAATACAAAAAAAAATATTGAACAAAACTAAATATGATATACGTCTAGTATTTAGTATAATTCATATATGTAATCTTCTAGAGATGTAACTTATTATATATTATTATTGTAAGGACAAACCTGGCCTCTGGAGGATTGCACGTTGCATATGTAAAATGTCATCAGAAAGTAAATGCCATGTTTCCGACCAAACATGTTCAGGTTGTGATAAACTTTCTGAAGCTAAAAGATAAACGAATATTCGACGTAAGTAAACACCTGACCCCCATTGACTTGCTTCCTTGATGGCTTCAATGTACTCCTTATCATCATCAAGTAAACCTAAAGCATAGCAAGCTTCCTTGTAGGTTGGATATGTAATTCCATCAACGGTACGTATATCTTCGTAGCATGTTGGTCCTTTAACTTTGTTCAAAAGAATCCTCAAGTAGAATCGTTGACCGGCGGATGGTGAAGTAGGATGGATTCTACCAACAGCTGAACTTCGTTGACGTGGAGTCCATTCTGGTTTCGACTTGTTCCATACAAAAAAGTAGGGGAACTGAATGTAAGTCAATTCCTTTGCATCAGAATTTTGACTACACATTTTCATAAACTCCAAAAATTGTGACGTTTGATTTTTCTCTTTTGTCAATACATCATCAATATCTTCCTCGTCATCATAGGTGACATTATGTTCTCCAGGTAGATGGAAAGACAACCTTTGAATAGATGTGCTACTGTAATGTAGCTCAAACCCCAGTATTCTCCACATTCCTTCACATGGTGATATATACCTATTAAATAGTTAGAAAAAAATGTGAGATATTTTACTCTTAAAATGTGAGATGGTATATAGAAGGTTAGTATTAAAAACTTACCGACAATCAATGAAACGCTTGATTTCATCTACTATATTTTGAGAAGTATTTTCAGAATTTCCTCCATTTGCTGACTCTTGCAGTAGTTTTGCAGTGACGCGGTCATTTCCTTTGTTGATGTTTTTGAACAAATACTTGATGGCTCTTGATTGATTGCACCATTCCACATTGATATGAGCTTGATTTTTGAGGAGTAGTTGTGGGCTATAAGGAATGATGTACCTGTTATCAATCTCAATCCCGTTTTTCTTCATTGATTTTCCATCATCTCTTCTTCTGTAA
Coding sequences within:
- the LOC106344727 gene encoding uncharacterized protein LOC106344727; translation: MANTNQPVRACVIKVDLKCCSGCLNRAKTKLQSLPGVTAAEYNVKKGLMTVTGDVDPMTLVHKLTKPKRKTELVSVNYMPDEDLTSDGDEDEDDTSSSDDTSSNPDPRPMERAPQVNTRPTIKKKERMVRKYLLLGCLRSKPKVVQPFPLAKRMFGSTRFGNGGSDHGGYGNGLANARRPPPPFHGPMNLQQQYHMMMQPRLPPPQFQMNGAPPMHMIQQQSGPPQNIPYHWQIDPQYKAMFPQPQPLKPDPKMLVNNGIHYSNK